One window of Salegentibacter sp. Hel_I_6 genomic DNA carries:
- a CDS encoding zinc ribbon domain-containing protein has translation MGFLKHLLRGNYGHHSNKHQRKNNDPRFNEPKVVVRCTKCGKDNPENASFCQHYGEPLGKVKCISCQEPIPMDAKFCSKCGNEV, from the coding sequence ATGGGATTTTTAAAACATTTATTAAGAGGAAATTATGGTCATCATTCCAACAAGCATCAACGTAAAAATAATGACCCAAGATTTAATGAACCCAAGGTTGTTGTGAGATGTACAAAATGCGGCAAAGACAATCCTGAAAATGCTTCTTTTTGTCAACATTATGGCGAGCCTTTAGGTAAAGTAAAATGCATAAGTTGTCAAGAACCAATACCTATGGATGCAAAATTTTGTTCTAAATGTGGCAATGAAGTATAG
- a CDS encoding helix-turn-helix domain-containing protein has protein sequence MKKRKVFVFIFIGLALGLFIIQPLVISLHMYDMQGGNGEWWKSLLASYQQEFSSWDLDQAIIKLLFGLLGIALSLMFMVRQRIFQLTGRKDKLEEIRELIAAGENQQVEFKSTLRWDLRQFKPNKALEDVIAKTIAGFMNTQGGHLIIGIDDEGSILGLEQDYGTLKKPGKDGFEQYIMQLVSLKLGTHFCTLVKVSFHQFEEKDICYVRVHKSQKPVYLNLGDRSHFFIRTGNGTRELDMPEALEYMETYLN, from the coding sequence ATGAAAAAACGCAAAGTATTTGTTTTTATATTCATTGGATTAGCCCTTGGCTTATTTATAATACAGCCCCTGGTTATTTCACTCCACATGTATGACATGCAGGGAGGTAATGGCGAATGGTGGAAATCTCTGCTTGCTTCATATCAGCAGGAATTTAGTTCATGGGATTTGGATCAAGCCATAATCAAATTGCTATTTGGACTGCTGGGCATTGCCTTGTCGCTTATGTTTATGGTCAGGCAAAGAATATTTCAATTGACCGGAAGAAAAGATAAGCTGGAGGAGATCAGAGAGCTGATTGCGGCAGGAGAAAACCAGCAAGTAGAATTTAAATCTACCTTGAGATGGGATTTGAGGCAGTTTAAACCGAATAAGGCTTTGGAAGACGTAATAGCAAAAACAATTGCCGGGTTTATGAACACCCAAGGAGGGCATTTAATTATCGGAATTGATGATGAAGGTAGTATTCTGGGGCTGGAACAGGATTATGGTACTTTAAAAAAACCTGGCAAGGACGGGTTTGAGCAATATATAATGCAATTGGTGTCCCTCAAGTTGGGTACCCATTTTTGCACTTTGGTTAAAGTGTCTTTTCACCAATTTGAAGAAAAGGATATCTGTTATGTAAGGGTTCACAAATCACAAAAACCTGTGTATTTGAATTTGGGCGATCGTTCGCATTTCTTTATCAGAACAGGGAACGGAACCCGCGAGTTGGATATGCCCGAGGCGTTGGAATATATGGAAACATACTTAAACTAA